The genomic region TCACTTCGCGGTTCACCATGGATTTCTTTGCCATATCTTTGTTCCTCGCGCTTACGACGTGAAGGGCATGTTGAAATGCTTCAACAGCGCCTTGGCTTCTGCGTCGGTCTTCGCGTTGGTGCAGATGATGATGTCCATTCCCAGAACTTCGTCGACCTTGTCGAAGTTGATTTCGGGGAACACGATGTGCTCTTTCAGGCCCATGGCATAGTTGCCGCGGCCATCGAAGCTGCTGCCCTTGACGCCGCGGAAGTCGCGGACGCGCGGCAGAGCCACGTTGATCAGACGGTCCAGGAATTCGTACATCCGGTCGCCCCGCAGCGTGACCTTGCAGCCCAGCGGCATTTCCTCACGGACGCGGAAGCCGGCGATCGACTTCTTGGCCTTGGTGATGACGGCCTTCTGACCGGCGATCTGGGACAGTTCCTCGGCGGCCTGCTTGACCTTCTTGGTGTCCTTGACCGCCTCGCCGACGCCCATGTTCAGGACGATCTTGTCCAGACGGGGGATCTGCATGTCGTTCTTGTACGAGAACTCTTCCTTCATCGCGGCGCGGATCTTGCCTTTGTATTCGGCTTTCAGGCGCGGCGTGTAAGTGGCTTGATCAAGCATCAGATCGCCTCCCCGGTGGTCTTGGCGAAACGGACCTTCTTGTCGCCTTCCATGCGGAAGCCGACGCGGGTCGGTTTGCCGTTCTTGTCCACGATGGCCAGGTTCGACAAGTCGATGGGCATCGCTTTCGGAACGCGGCCACCTTGCGAGGTCTGGCTTTGCTTGGTGTGGCGGATCGCGACGTTCACGCCATCGACGATGGCCTTGTTCGCATCGGGATTGACGGACGAAATCTCGCCCTTCTTGCCCTTGTCCTTGCCGGTGAGCACGACGACGGTGTCACCCTTCTTGAGTTTCGCAGCCATCAGAGCACCTCCGGCGCCAGCGAGATGATCTTCATGAAGTTCTTGGCACGCAGCTCGCGCACGACCGGCCCGAAGATACGGGTGCCGACCGGTTCGCCCTGGTTGTTCAGGATGACGGCGGCGTTACGGTCGAAACGGATGGTGGTGCCGTCTTCACGGCGAACTTCCTTGGCGGTGCGAACGACAACGGCCTTGCGGACGTCACCCTTCTTCACGCGGCCCTTCGGAATCGCTTCCTTGACCGACACCACGATGATGTCGCCGACGGAAGCATAACGGCGGTGCGAACCGCCAAGAACCTTGATGCACTGAACCCGGCGCGCGCCAGAGTTGTCAGCCACATCCAGATTCGTCTGCATCTGGATCATTTGGTAGTCTCCCGACCTGCAGGGACACGCCCTGCGGTTTCGTTAGAGACGGAGGGGGTCACGCAGTTGCGTCGACCACTACCGTCCAGCGTTTCGTTTTCGAAATCGGCGCGCATTCTTCAATGCGCACGGTGTCGCCGACCTTGAACTTGTTCTCCGCATCGTGAGCGCGGTATTTCTTCGACTTACGCACTGTCTTCTGCAGCAGCGGGTGCTTGAAGCGGCGTTCGACGGAGACGGTGATCGTCTGCTCGTTCTTGTCCGAGGTGACGGTGCCCGTCAGGATACGTTTTGGCATGGCGGTTCCCCTTACTTCGCAGCTTCAGTGGCTTTTTGAACCAGCACCGTCTTGATGCGGGCGACGTCACGGCGGACGGCACGCATGCGGGCGGTGTTCTCAAGCTGGTTCGTCGCCTGCTGGAAACGCAGGTTGAACGCTTCCTTCTTGAGCTGAACCAGGCTGTCGCGCAGCTGGTCCGGCGTCTTCGACTTCAGTTCTTCGGCTTTCATGCCGCTTCCTTTTCCACAATCGCCAGACGGCCCCTGCTTGAGGGTCACCGAGGACCTGGCGGATCAATGACAAACCAACGAATCCGGAGGTCCGGAATCGCTGGATGGCGTCGTATAGGGGGGATGGGCTTGGGGGGCAAGGGGGAAGTTGGGGGGAATGCGAGGCTGACGTCAACCGATGCCCGCCACGCGCTATTCCTCGTCTTCTCGCAATAAGCGATCCAATTCAATCGGATCCATTTGACGTATCTGCTTTTCGACGTCGCGATCGTGTGTGCGGTCATTGGGATCCGCATTTTTTTGAGCCCTTCGCCCATACTTCTTAACGAAGATACTTAGTTCCGCGGTTCGCAGGGCCCTGCGTTCGGCTCGGTTTGGATGCCTCCGTTCTTTGTCTTCGACGCGCATGCCAGTATGCTACCCCAACTTCTCCGCGATCCACATCTTGATCAGCGACTGCCGCGTCACTCCCAGACGCCCGGCCTCCTTGTCGAGGTCGCGGACCATCCAAGCCGGAAAGTCCACGTTCACGCGCCGCGCCTCCTGATTGGGGCGGCGGGCTTTGGACCAGTCGACGTAAGCGCTGACATCTTCGCCATTGTCGAACATTTCGTCGAACTGTTCGGTCGTAATCGTCTCACGCGCCGTCATAGAACATCACCTCCGTTTTTCGCGCCCTCCGGACCGAGATGATCCGCACCACCTCACCGCGAAGAGTGCAGACCGCCGTCCAGTGCTTGCCGTCGATCCGACCGATCACAAGGAAGCGCGGCTCGCCATCCGATACGACCGGAGCATCGGCCAGCCCGTCATCCTGCCAAAGTGCCTGAGCCTCGACGAAGTCGATGCCGTGCTTGACTTTGTTGGCGGCACTCTTGTCTGGGTCGAACTCGAACTCCATGAGGCAATATAGTATAGAAACTATACCATTTCAAGTGCGCGGTCACGCCCACCCATAGTTGAAGCTGACCGAGATCCGTTCCTCCTCGGACATGTTCATCGGTACCTCGTGGCGCAGCCAGCTTTCCCAGAGGAGAACCTCGCCCACCGCGGGCTTCACATAGACGAACCGCTGCAGTTCTTGCGGCGCGGTTTTCAGGGGGACCGGGGCCAGCATCATCATCGGCAGGCGGGGGTCCTCCAGCTTGAGCGCGGAGGTCCCC from Tabrizicola piscis harbors:
- the rplE gene encoding 50S ribosomal protein L5; this encodes MLDQATYTPRLKAEYKGKIRAAMKEEFSYKNDMQIPRLDKIVLNMGVGEAVKDTKKVKQAAEELSQIAGQKAVITKAKKSIAGFRVREEMPLGCKVTLRGDRMYEFLDRLINVALPRVRDFRGVKGSSFDGRGNYAMGLKEHIVFPEINFDKVDEVLGMDIIICTNAKTDAEAKALLKHFNMPFTS
- the rplX gene encoding 50S ribosomal protein L24, yielding MAAKLKKGDTVVVLTGKDKGKKGEISSVNPDANKAIVDGVNVAIRHTKQSQTSQGGRVPKAMPIDLSNLAIVDKNGKPTRVGFRMEGDKKVRFAKTTGEAI
- the rplN gene encoding 50S ribosomal protein L14 yields the protein MIQMQTNLDVADNSGARRVQCIKVLGGSHRRYASVGDIIVVSVKEAIPKGRVKKGDVRKAVVVRTAKEVRREDGTTIRFDRNAAVILNNQGEPVGTRIFGPVVRELRAKNFMKIISLAPEVL
- the rpsQ gene encoding 30S ribosomal protein S17; amino-acid sequence: MPKRILTGTVTSDKNEQTITVSVERRFKHPLLQKTVRKSKKYRAHDAENKFKVGDTVRIEECAPISKTKRWTVVVDATA
- the rpmC gene encoding 50S ribosomal protein L29; translated protein: MKAEELKSKTPDQLRDSLVQLKKEAFNLRFQQATNQLENTARMRAVRRDVARIKTVLVQKATEAAK
- the brnA gene encoding type II toxin-antitoxin system BrnA family antitoxin, yielding MTARETITTEQFDEMFDNGEDVSAYVDWSKARRPNQEARRVNVDFPAWMVRDLDKEAGRLGVTRQSLIKMWIAEKLG
- a CDS encoding BrnT family toxin, which translates into the protein MEFEFDPDKSAANKVKHGIDFVEAQALWQDDGLADAPVVSDGEPRFLVIGRIDGKHWTAVCTLRGEVVRIISVRRARKTEVMFYDGA